GGAGTCCTTGGTCAGCGACCTGCGCGCGGGTCGCGACGGCGTCGTGTGGATCGGCGACATGCTGCCGCGCGCTGACGTCGTCGCGCTGCTCAGCGCCGCGACCGTCTTCGCGTGCCCCTCGATCTACGAGCCGCTCGGGATCGTCAACCTCGAGGCGATGGCCTGCGAGACCGCCGTCGTGGCCACCGCGACCGGGGGCATCCCCGAGGTCGTGGTCGACCCGTCGACCGTCGGACCCACGGAGGCCACCGGCCTGCTGGTCCCGATCGACCAGGCCGACGACGGCAGCGGCACCCCGCTCGACCCCGACCGGTACGTCGCCGACTTCGCCGAGGCGCTCACCTCCCTGGTGGGCGACCCCGACCGCGCCGCCGCCATGGGCCGGGCCGGTCGCGCCCGGGCCGTGGCCTCCTTCGGCTGGCCGGCGATCGCGGAGCGCACCGTCGAGGTCTACCGCTCCGTGCTCTGAGCCGGACCGGTCCACCACCCTCCCGGCCCTCGTCGTCAAGGCCGGGCCCCGCAGGCTGTGGACGCGCCGGGCCTGTGGAGGAGCGGTCGCGGACCGGCCGCGACCGGGTCAACCTGGGCGGCATGGACACCACACCCGAACCCATGTTCCCGCTCCCCTCCGGCGCCCCGCTGCGCCCGGTCGTGCACACCCAGTCCGACCTGCTGCACCTGTGGCAGGCGCTGATGGGCGAGCTCGGCTTCTCCCGCAGCTCGACGTGGACGCTGCGCCTGGACCCCGACGGCCGCCCCGTGCCCGGCCTGCTCGAGATCGAGGACTGCGACGGCGACCCGGTGCCCGAGCACCTCGACTCGCTCACCGCGCTGTGCCTCGACGTCGGCGGCACCTCGGGACGGTGGGTCTTCCTGCGCAGCCGGCCGGGGCGGCACGGCCCGGACGCGACCGACCGTGCGTGGGCCCGCGAGCTGACGCTGGCCTGCCGGCGGGCGGGGCTGGGCACCGACGTGGTCCACCTGGCCACCGACCAGCGGCTGGTGCCGCTGCCCGCCGACGACCTGCTCGCGTCCGCCTGAGGTCGGGGTCGTACGGTCGAGCCGTGCAGACCCAGGACGTGCTGACCCTGCTCCGGACCGTGGGCGAGGAGGTCGTCGAGCCGCGCTTCCGCAGCCTCGCCGACGCCGAGGTGATCGAGAAGAACCCCGGCGACCTCGTCACGGTGGCCGACCGCGAGGCCGAGGTGCGCCTCACCGAGGTGCTGCAGCGCGAGTACCCGCACGCGGTCGTCCTGGGCGAGGAGGCCGCCGAGGACGACACCTCGGTGCTGGAGCGTTTCGCCGGCGCCGACCACGCGTTCACGGTCGACCCGGTCGACGGCACGAAGAACTTCGTGCGCGGCTCGCCCGACCACGCCATGATGATCGCGGAGCTGCGCGGGGGCGTCGTCGAGCGCAGCTGGATCTGGCAGCCGCAGCACCGCGCGGCGTACGTCGCCGAGCGCGGGCAGGGCGCCTGGCGCAACGGCCAGCGCCTGACCCGGCCGCCGGTCGGGGCGGCGCTGCGCGGCGTCACCTCGCGCCGCAGCTGGATCGGGCGCGCCCTGGGCACCCTGAGCGCACTGGAGCTGACCTGGGTCTGCTGCGGGGTCGACTACCCGCGCGTGGTCGAGGGCGGCGCCGACTACGCGCTCTACCGCAAGACCAAGCCGTGGGACCACGCACCCGGCTCGCTGCTGCTCAGCGAGGCCGGCGGGGTGCTCGGCACCTTCGACGGCGAGCCCTACCGACCCCAGGCCGAGGCCCCCTCGGGCCTCGTCGCGGCGGCCGACCGGGCGACGTACGACCTCGTGCGGGGGTTGCTGCACGCCTTGCCGGGACTCTGAGCACCCACCGGCCACGGTTCACCTAGGCTGCCGCGCATGACGACCTGGTTGCCCGCGGGCACGGCCAAGACCATGTTCGTGGTGCGGGCCGACCCTGCCCCGCTGAGCAGCCCCACCCTGCGCGAGGAGCTCGCGAGCGCCGGGGCGCTGCGGGTGCAGCTCAACACCGATGACCAGCACGTCGAGGCGGCCCTGCGCCTGAGCACGGCCGCACCGGTCACCGCGGTGCTCAGCGTGTGGCTCGACCCGGCCCGCGAGCCGGGCGCGGTCGCCGACGTCGTGGCCGGCCACGTGGGCCCGGTCTCGGGCTGGGTCGTCGACGAGCGTCGGCGCCTCGACCCGCGCGAGCGCTACGACGGCACCCGGGCCGAGGAGCTGGCCAACGTCGCGGTGCTCCGCCCGCCCGCCGACCTGGACCGCGGCACCTGGCTGCAGCGCTGGTTGATCGACCACACGGGAGTGGCGATCCGGACCCAGGCCACCAGCGGCTACGTGCAGAACATCTGCGTGGCGGCGCTCGGCGACGTCGCCCCCGAGGACGAGTCCGTGGCGGCGCTGGTCGAGGAGCTGTTCCCGGCTGCAGCCGTGCACGACGTGCACGCCTTCTACGGCAGCGACGGTGACGACGACGAGCTCGCCCGCCGGATCGGGGAGCTCATGGCCAGCGTCGACCGGATCGGGGCCGACCGCGACCTCGACCTGGTGCCGAGCAGCCGGCGGCTGTGGGACCTGGCGTCAGCGGCGCGCGCCGACTGACTCCCAGTACTCGTTGAGCGCCCCGTTGGTCTTGACGAACCAGATGAACGGCCCGACCAGGATGAAGATGCCGGGCAGGTACCACAGACCCGTCACGGCGCTGACCGTGCGCTTGCGGCCCGCCCGTTCCTGCATGGTGCCGACCTCCGACGAGGTCAGGTAGGGCATCACGATGCCCACGAAGAGCGCGAGCACGAGGGCGACGACGCCGCCGATGCCCTGGCCCGTGTGGCGCTTCATCTCCTCGTGCACCTTGAACCAGTAGTAGATGCCGTAGATGCCGAAGGTGACGAAGTAGAGCAGGATCGCCACCCCGGTCCCGCGCACCTCGCCGACCGGACCGGCGCCGAGGGGCTGCATCTGTCCGTGGGCCTGCGGCGCGTGGCCGTAGGGCGGCGGGGGCGGGGGCTGCTGGGCGGGGTGCTGCTCGGACACGGGTGCTCCTGAGGTCGGTGGGCTCACGTGACCCTAGCGGCCGCGGGTCAGCGCCGACGTAGCCCGTTCGGACTATGCCGGGCGACGGTCGGTCAGAAGTCGCCGACGACCGGTCGGAACGCCCGTCCGGCCCTCCCGCAACGGCGCGCCGCGCCGCACAGTTGAGGCCGACGCCATCCCCCGATGCCGCCGCCTCGCACCACCCTGCCGCCCTGAGCCCCCCGAGCCCGAGAAGAGGCCCCCCGTGCCCTCGACGTACGCCCCCGGCCGGTTCCGGGCGACCCCCACCCTCGGGGGCAACGCCCGGCACCTGGCGCTGCGGTTCTCGTACGGACTGACCCCCGGGCTCGTCGAGTCGATCACCCGGGCCGGCGGCGGGCTCGCGTGGTTCGACGCCCAGCTCGAGCGGCCCTACGACGCCGAGGCCGACGCGGCCCTGTGCGACTGGTGGCCCGACCTGCACCTCGACGCGGCCACGGTGTGGCGCCGCCAGGTTGAGGAGGTCCGGGGCACGTGGGAGGTGATGGCCGACTACGCGCGCCGCCTGCTCGTGCGCCGGATGACGTCAACGCACCAGGTGCACGAGGTGATGACGGAGTTCTGGGAGGCGCACCTGCACGTCCCGGTCAACGGCGACTCCCCTGCGGTGTGGCGCGCGTCGTACGGCGACGTCGTGCGCCGCCACGCGCTCGGCCGCTTCGACGAGCTGCTGGTCGAGGCGATCACGCACCCGGCGATGCTGATCTTCCTCGACAACGCGACCTCGTCGAAGGAGCGCCCCAACGAGAACCTCGGCCGGGAGCTGCTCGAGCTGCACACCGTCGGCCTGGGCCAGCACACCGAGGCCGACGTCAAGGGCTCCGCCCGCATCCTCACCGGGTGGCGGGTCGACCTGTGGCGCACCTGGGCAGCGACGTACTCGCCGCAGGACCACTTCACCGGACCCGTGGTGGTCGGTGACTTCCGCGACGACAACACCGACCCCGACGGGCGCCGGCTGACGCGTCGCTACCTGCGCCACCTGGCCCACCACCCCGCCACCGCGCGGCGCATCGCCCGCAAGCTCGCGGTGAAGTTCATCAGCGACACCCCCTCCGAGCAGGTGGTCGACGAGCTCGCACAGGTCTACCTCGACCACGACACCGCCATCGCGCCGGTGCTGCGGGCCCTCGTGCGCACCCGCGACTTCCGCCGCGCCAAGGGCGTCAAGCTGCGCGACCCCGCCGAGGACGTGGTGGCCTCCTACCGCGCCCTGGGCGCCGAGGTCGTGGCCCCGCTGGCCGGCGACCACGCCGCCAACTCGGTGCTGTGGCAGAGCGACGCCGTCGGGCTGCGGCCCGGGGCCTGGCCCCGGCCCGACGGCCCCCCGCTGCACGGCGACCCGTGGGCCTCGCCCCGACGCGCGCTGGCGTCGATGGACGTGCACTGGTCGCTGGCCGGCGGCTGGTGGCCCAAGAAGGGCGTGACCTGGCAGTCCCCGCAGGACTGGGTGCCGCGGCTGCCGATCGAGTTCCGCGACCTCGTCGACCACCTCTCGCGTGCCGTCCACGGACGGCGCTCCGACCGCGCACTGCTGCGGGCGGCCTGCGCGGCCGTCGAGACGCGCCCCGACGAACGCATCACCGAGGACCACCGGTTGCTGGCCTGGCAGTTCAACCGGCTGCTCGCGGTGCTGCTCGACCACCCCGTGCACTACCACCGCTGAGGACGCCGTGACCGCTCTCCCACCCACCGGGGCCGGCGGCCCCTGCGGCTGCCCCGAGTACGCCGCCCTGTCCCGCCGCGGCTTCCTGCGCGGCCTCGGTACGACCGGCCTCGCCTGGAGCGTCGGCTCGGCCGTCGTCAGCACCGCCGGCCCGGTCGCCGCGGCGAGCAGCCCGGACGGCGCCGCCCCGGGGTCGGTCCTGGTCGTGCTGTCGCTGCGCGGGGCCGCCGACGGCCTCTCCCTGGTGGTGCCGCACGGCGACCCCGCCTACTACGCCGCGCGGCCGAGCATCGCCGTGCCGGCCGAGCGGCTCCTGGCCCGCGACGGCTTCTTCGGCCTGCACCCGGCGCTGGCTCCGCTGCTGCCGCTGTGGCAGGCCGGTCGGCTGGCCACCGTGCACGCGGCGGGGCTCCCGGTGGTCAACCGCTCGCACTTCGCGGCCATGGAGGCGATCGAGGACGCCGACCCCGGGTCGCCCGAGCGGGTGGGCTGGTTGAACCGGCTCCTGGGTGAGCTGCCCGGCTCCTCACCGCTGCAGGGCCTGGCCGCCGGCGGTGCAGCCGTGCCCACCTCGCTCTTCGGCCCGGAACCGGTCATGGGCTTCCGCTCCCTGGAGTCGGCCGGCATCGCCGGCAACGACAAGTGGGACCCGGCGGGTGCCCGGGTCCGCTCGCTCGAGCGGATGTGGGGCGCCTCGGGCACCCCGATGGGCCGTGCGTTCCGCTCGGCCATGCAGGCCGTGGGCGACCTCGAGCCGGCCCGGCGCCAGCCGGACCGCCGCACGTCATACCCCGACGACGACCTGGGCGGCGCGCTGGCCTCGGTGGCCCGCACGCTGCGGGGCGACGTGGGGGTGTCGCTGGTCAGCGTCGACCACGGCGACTGGGACATGCACACCGACGTCGGCACCCTCGAGCGCGGCCGGATGCGCCGCGAGGCCGACAGCCTGGCCCGGTCGATCGCCGCGTTCTTCGAGGACCTCGGACCGTTGGCGGACCGGGTCACGCTGGTGACGATCTCGGAGTTCGGTCGTCGGGTGGCCGAGAACTCCGACCGCGGTCTCGACCACGGCTGGGGCACCGTGATGATGCTGGCCGGCGCCGGTGTGCGCGGCGGATACCACGGGACCTGGCCGGGCCTGCGCAGCTCCGCCGACGCCGACCTGGGCGTGACGACGGACTACCGCTCGGTGCTGGCGGAGGTCGTCGCCGCCCGCACCGACGCCTCCCCCGCCGTCGTCTTCCCCGGCTTCCGCCGCGAACGCGTCGGGGCGATGCTCGGTCAGTGACGACCCGGGTCAGCGCTGGTGGGTGCCGGGCTCCCGACGCGCGGCGTCGGCTGCGGCGACGCGCTCGAGCAGCCGGGCGCGCACCTCGTCCGGGGACAGCCCGCTGCGCCGGCGCTGGTCGCGCGCCACCACCACCCCCGTCGCGGCCACGCCGGCCAGACCGGCCACGCCCAACGCCTTCCACACCCTGCTCGCTCTCATGCCCCAGACTCTCCCACCATGGAGCACCATCACCCCCGGCACCGTGGCCCGTCGCGTCGCTCGGCGCACCGGGCCGGCACCACGATCGGCCTCGACGAGGCCGTCGACCTGACCCGGACCGGGGACCTGTGGCTCTTCCGCGGCCGTTCCGCCGCCGACCACGCGATCCGGGTGCTGACCAACGCCCCGGTGAACCACGTCGGCATGGCGGTGGTCCTCGACGACCTGCCGCCGCTGATGTGGCACGCCGAGCTCGGCAAGGGGCTGGTGGACGTGTGGACCGGCAAGCACCAGCGCGGCGTGCAGCTGCACGACCTGCGCGCCGCCGTCGAGCAGTGGTCGGGCCGCTACGAGCAGCACGCGTGGCTGCGCCAGCTCGACGTCGAGATCACCCCGACGATGGAGGACGCCCTGCTGCGCAGCATCGCCCGCCTCGACGGCACCCCGTTCCCCAGCACCGCCGCCCTGGTCGGTCGCTGGGCCCGGGGCCGGGTTCGCCGCGCCGCACCGGCCGAGCTGACCTACTGCGCCGAGGTCGTGGCATCGTCGTACGCCGCCATGGGGCTGCTGGACGCGGACCTGCCCAGCAACTGCTACGACCCCGGCACGTTCTGGTCCGGTGACGACCTCGAGCTGCGCCGGGGAGCCCGCCTGGGCGACGAGATCGCCGTCGAGGTCTAGACCCGCGCCGGCTTGGGCGCCGGCACCAACCCCGGGTGGGCGCACCGCCACGCCCCGGGAACCGGACCGCCAGGGGGTGCCCCACGAGGCGGCGCCAGGGGCCATGATGGAGACGACCCGCCCCCGCGCCGCGAGGCGCCCCCCGACCGAGAGGTACGTCGGATGCAGCTTGCCCTGTCCGCCGAGGACCAGAAGTTCCGCGAGGAGATGCGCACCTTCTTCACCACCGAGGTGTCCGAGGACATCCGCCGCACGGTGATCGAAGGACGCGAGCTCACCAAGGAGCAGATCGTCGAGAGCCAGCAGACGCTCAACGGGGCCGGGCTGGCCGTGCCGCACTGGCCCACCGAGTGGGGCGGCCGGGACTGGAGCGACCTGCAGCGCCACATCTGGAACGAGGAGATGCAGCGCGCCGGGGTGCCGACCCCGCTGGCGTTCAACGCCAGCATGATCGGACCGGTGCTCGCGCAGTTCGCCAGCCAGGAGATGAAGGAGCGCTTCCTGCCGAGGACCGCGAACCTCGACATCTGGTGGAGCCAGGGCTTCTCCGAGCCCGACGCCGGCTCCGACCTGGCGAGCCTGCGCACCACCGCGGTGCGCGACGGCGACGACTGGGTGGTCAACGGGCAGAAGACCTGGACCACGCTGGGCCAGTACGGCGACTGGATCTTCACGCTCGTGCGCACCGACCCGGACGTGAAGAAGCAGGCCGGCATCTCGATGCTGCTGATCGACATGACCACCCCCGGTCTCACCGTGCGCCCCATCGAGCTCATCGACGGCGGCCACGAGGTCAACGAGGTCTGGTTCGACGACGTCCGCGTGCCCGGCGAGAACCTGGTCGGCGAGCTGAACAGCGGCTGGACGATCGCGAAGTTCCTGCTCGGCAACGAGCGCGTCGGCGTCGCCCCCGTGGGCACCACGAAGCGGGTCCTGGCGCGAGCGAAGTCGCTGGCCGGCGACCGGGCCGCCGAGCCGCTCACCGCCGCCCGCATCGCCGACCTCGAGAACGACCTCCTCGCCCTCGAGCTGACCGCCCTGCGGGTGGTCGCCAACTCCACCGACGGCGAGCCGCACCCCGCCTCGTCGGTCCTCAAGCTGCGGGGCACCGAGCTGCAGCAGGCCGTCAGCGAGCTGATGGTCGACCTCGCCGGCCCGGCCAGCATCGCCTCGGGCGCGGACGGCTCCAGCGCGCTCGAGGAGTGGACGCACCACACGACCCCGACCTACCTGAACCTGCGCAAGGCCTCGATCTACGGCGGGTCGAACGAGATCCAGCGCCAGATCATCGCCCGCACGA
This Nocardioides dokdonensis FR1436 DNA region includes the following protein-coding sequences:
- a CDS encoding inositol monophosphatase family protein, encoding MQTQDVLTLLRTVGEEVVEPRFRSLADAEVIEKNPGDLVTVADREAEVRLTEVLQREYPHAVVLGEEAAEDDTSVLERFAGADHAFTVDPVDGTKNFVRGSPDHAMMIAELRGGVVERSWIWQPQHRAAYVAERGQGAWRNGQRLTRPPVGAALRGVTSRRSWIGRALGTLSALELTWVCCGVDYPRVVEGGADYALYRKTKPWDHAPGSLLLSEAGGVLGTFDGEPYRPQAEAPSGLVAAADRATYDLVRGLLHALPGL
- a CDS encoding acyl-CoA dehydrogenase family protein gives rise to the protein MQLALSAEDQKFREEMRTFFTTEVSEDIRRTVIEGRELTKEQIVESQQTLNGAGLAVPHWPTEWGGRDWSDLQRHIWNEEMQRAGVPTPLAFNASMIGPVLAQFASQEMKERFLPRTANLDIWWSQGFSEPDAGSDLASLRTTAVRDGDDWVVNGQKTWTTLGQYGDWIFTLVRTDPDVKKQAGISMLLIDMTTPGLTVRPIELIDGGHEVNEVWFDDVRVPGENLVGELNSGWTIAKFLLGNERVGVAPVGTTKRVLARAKSLAGDRAAEPLTAARIADLENDLLALELTALRVVANSTDGEPHPASSVLKLRGTELQQAVSELMVDLAGPASIASGADGSSALEEWTHHTTPTYLNLRKASIYGGSNEIQRQIIARTILGL
- a CDS encoding DUF1800 domain-containing protein, which encodes MPSTYAPGRFRATPTLGGNARHLALRFSYGLTPGLVESITRAGGGLAWFDAQLERPYDAEADAALCDWWPDLHLDAATVWRRQVEEVRGTWEVMADYARRLLVRRMTSTHQVHEVMTEFWEAHLHVPVNGDSPAVWRASYGDVVRRHALGRFDELLVEAITHPAMLIFLDNATSSKERPNENLGRELLELHTVGLGQHTEADVKGSARILTGWRVDLWRTWAATYSPQDHFTGPVVVGDFRDDNTDPDGRRLTRRYLRHLAHHPATARRIARKLAVKFISDTPSEQVVDELAQVYLDHDTAIAPVLRALVRTRDFRRAKGVKLRDPAEDVVASYRALGAEVVAPLAGDHAANSVLWQSDAVGLRPGAWPRPDGPPLHGDPWASPRRALASMDVHWSLAGGWWPKKGVTWQSPQDWVPRLPIEFRDLVDHLSRAVHGRRSDRALLRAACAAVETRPDERITEDHRLLAWQFNRLLAVLLDHPVHYHR
- a CDS encoding DUF4234 domain-containing protein; translated protein: MSEQHPAQQPPPPPPYGHAPQAHGQMQPLGAGPVGEVRGTGVAILLYFVTFGIYGIYYWFKVHEEMKRHTGQGIGGVVALVLALFVGIVMPYLTSSEVGTMQERAGRKRTVSAVTGLWYLPGIFILVGPFIWFVKTNGALNEYWESVGARR
- a CDS encoding DUF1501 domain-containing protein — translated: MTALPPTGAGGPCGCPEYAALSRRGFLRGLGTTGLAWSVGSAVVSTAGPVAAASSPDGAAPGSVLVVLSLRGAADGLSLVVPHGDPAYYAARPSIAVPAERLLARDGFFGLHPALAPLLPLWQAGRLATVHAAGLPVVNRSHFAAMEAIEDADPGSPERVGWLNRLLGELPGSSPLQGLAAGGAAVPTSLFGPEPVMGFRSLESAGIAGNDKWDPAGARVRSLERMWGASGTPMGRAFRSAMQAVGDLEPARRQPDRRTSYPDDDLGGALASVARTLRGDVGVSLVSVDHGDWDMHTDVGTLERGRMRREADSLARSIAAFFEDLGPLADRVTLVTISEFGRRVAENSDRGLDHGWGTVMMLAGAGVRGGYHGTWPGLRSSADADLGVTTDYRSVLAEVVAARTDASPAVVFPGFRRERVGAMLGQ